In Salmo trutta chromosome 16, fSalTru1.1, whole genome shotgun sequence, a genomic segment contains:
- the LOC115150888 gene encoding transcription factor HES-5-like has translation MWQLHTPHCPPKLSHWLQTVRTSNKPKTHTFICRFGTIYRRDEASRDQILSTQTSTAQTSSHGTYKLRKPVVEKLRRDRINNSIEQLKSLLVPEILNQGYSRCVQYIVHFLSKDELKTQSQRRLLRHFQSLQPSSDKNRIESDCPQLSSPAQHSISKDKSPVNITLWRPW, from the exons ATGTGGCAGCTCCACACTCCTCATTGTCCTCCCAAGCTCTCCCATTGGCTACAGACTGTGAGAACTTCCAACAAACCCAAGACCCACACATTCATATGTAGATTTGGGACTATATATAGGAGAGATGAAGCCAGTAGAGATCAGATTCTCTCTACACAGACCTCTACAGCACAGACCTCCAGCCATGGCACCTACAAG CTAAGAAAGCCAGTGGTGGAGAAGTTACGCAGAGATCGTATCAACAACAGCATTGAGCAGCTCAAGTCTCTCCTGGTTCCAGAGATCCTCAACCAGGGTTACTCCAGGTGTGTCCAATATATTGTTCACTTCCTGTCTAAAGATGAGCTGAAGACACAGTCCCAGAGAAGACTGCTGAGACACTTCCAGAGCCTGCAGCCATCCTCTGATAAGAACAGGATAGAGAGTGACTGTCCTCAGCTGAGCTCCCCAGCCCAGCACAGCATCAGCAAAGACAAGAGTCCAGTCAACATCACCCTCTGGAGGCCCTGGtag
- the LOC115149881 gene encoding transcription factor HES-5-like codes for MVPTITSAMIYSKEHLTLTNKLRKPVVEKLRRDRINNSIEQLKSLLVPEILNQQPDSKLDKADILEMTVCILRQQQQNQSVSSSCSAPVNQGYFRCVQEIVHVLSKDELKTQSQRRLLRHFQSLQPSSEKNRREIDLPQLSSPAQHSISKDRSPVNITLWRPW; via the exons ATGGTACCTACAATCACTTCAGCTATGATCTACTCTAAGGAGCACCTGACTCTGACAAACAAG CTAAGAAAGCCAGTGGTGGAGAAGTTACGCAGAGATCGTATCAACAACAGCATTGAGCAGCTCAAGTCTCTCCTGGTTCCAGAGATCCTCAACCAGCAGCCCGACTCCAAGCTGGACAAAGCCGACATCCTGGAGATGACAGTTTGCATCCTGAGACAACAGCAACAGAACCAGTCAGTGAGCTCCTCCTGCTCAGCACCTGTCAATCAGGGTTACTTCAGGTGTGTCCAAGAGATTGTTCACGTCCTGTCTAAAGATGAGCTGAAGACACAGTCCCAGAGAAGACTGCTGAGACACTTCCAGAGCCTGCAGCCATCCTCTGAGAAGAACAGGAGGGAGATTGACCTTCCTCAGCTGAGTTCCCCTGCCCAGCACAGCATCAGCAAAGACAGGAGTCCAGTCAACATCACCCTCTGGAGGCCCTGGTAG
- the LOC115149882 gene encoding transcription factor HES-5-like produces the protein MVPTITSAMIYSKEHQTLTNKLRKPVVEKLRRDRINNSIEQLKSLLVPEIFNQQPDSKLDKADILEMTVCILRQQQQNQSVSSSSCSAPVNQGYSRCVQEIVHFLSKDELKTQSQRRLLSHFQSLQPSSDKNRIESDHPQLSSPAQHSISKDKSPVNITLWRPW, from the exons ATGGTACCTACAATCACTTCAGCTATGATCTATTCTAAGGAGCACCAGACTCTGACAAACAAG CTAAGAAAGCCAGTGGTGGAGAAGTTACGCAGAGATCGTATCAACAACAGCATTGAGCAGCTCAAGTCTCTCCTGGTTCCAGAGATCTTCAACCAGCAGCCTGACTCCAAGCTGGACAAAGCCGACATCCTGGAGATGACAGTTTGCATCCTGAGACAACAGCAACAGAACCAGTCAGtgagctcctcctcctgctcagcACCTGTCAATCAGGGTTACTCCAGGTGTGTCCAAGAGATTGTTCACTTCCTGTCTAAAGATGAGCTGAAGACACAGTCCCAGAGAAGACTGCTGAGCCACTTCCAGAGCCTGCAGCCATCCTCTGATAAGAACAGGATAGAGAGTGACCATCCTCAGTTGAGCTCCCCTGCCCAGCACAGCATCAGCAAAGACAAGAGTCCAGTCAACATCACCCTCTGGAGGCCCTGGtag
- the LOC115149827 gene encoding transcription factor HES-5-like — MVPTITSATIYSKEHLTLTNKLRKPVEKLHRDRISNSIWQFKSLLVPEILNQQPDSKLDKADILEMTVCFLRRQQQNQSVSSSSCSAPVNQGYSRCVQEIVHFLSKNEVKTQFQRRLLRHLLSQCACDNNFGPPCGPPNCGV; from the exons ATGGTACCTACAATCACTTCAGCTACGATCTATTCTAAGGAGCACCTGACTCTGACAAACAAG CTAAGGAAGCCAGTGGAGAAGTTACACAGAGATCGTATCAGCAACAGCATTTGGCAGTTCAAGTCTCTCCTGGTTCCAGAGATCCTCAACCAGCAGCCCGACTCCAAGCTGGACAAAGCCGACATCCTGGAGATGACAGTTTGCTTCCTGAGACGACAGCAACAGAACCAGTCAGtgagctcctcctcctgctcagcACCTGTCAATCAGGGTTACTCCAGGTGTGTCCAAGAGATTGTTCACTTCCTGTCTAAGAATGAGGTGAAGACACAGTTCCAGAGAAGACTGCTGAGACACTTGTTGTCACAGTGcgcctgtgacaacaattttggacccccttgtggcccccctaattGTGGAGTataa
- the LOC115150887 gene encoding transcription factor HES-5-like — protein MKPEEIRFSLHRPLQHRDPAMVPTITSAMIYSKENLTLTNKLRKPVVEKLRRDRINNSIEQLKSLLVPEILNQQPDSKLDKADILEMTVCFLRRQQQNQSVSSSSCSAPVNQGYSMCVQEIVHFLSKDELKTQSQRRLLRHFQSLQPSSDKNRREIDLPQLSSPAQHSISKDKSPVNITLWRPW, from the exons ATGAAGCCAGAAGAGATCAGATTCTCTCTACACAGACCTCTACAGCACAGAGATCCAGCCATGGTACCTACAATCACTTCAGCTATGATCTATTCTAAGGAGAACCTGACTCTGACAAACAAG CTAAGAAAGCCAGTGGTGGAGAAGTTACGCAGAGATCGTATCAACAACAGCATTGAGCAGCTCAAGTCTCTCCTGGTTCCAGAGATCCTCAACCAGCAGCCCGACTCCAAGCTGGACAAAGCCGACATCCTGGAGATGACAGTTTGCTTCCTGAGACGACAGCAACAGAACCAGTCAGtgagctcctcctcctgctcagcACCTGTCAATCAGGGTTACTCCATGTGTGTCCAAGAGATTGTTCACTTCCTGTCTAAAGATGAGCTGAAGACACAGTCCCAGAGAAGACTGCTGAGACACTTCCAGAGCCTGCAGCCATCCTCTGATAAGAACAGGAGGGAGATTGACCTTCCTCAGTTGAGCTCCCCAGCCCAGCACAGCATCAGCAAAGACAAGAGTCCAGTCAACATCACCCTCTGGAGGCCCTGGTAG